The Alteribacter populi genomic sequence ACGAAAGCCATTCTTTTTCTGACACGTATGGTCACGATCGGCATTGGCTTTCTTTTCAGCCCAATTCTTTATTTGTTTTCCCTGATGAATATATACGATCAACCGTTGGAAGAAGAAAGTATGGATGAGGGAGAAAAGGGTAAGGACGAGGAAATACTTTTCCATGAAGTTGATGTCGATGAGACGTTTATAGGGTCAATGACATTTTATTGGATCCTTTCATCGATCCTGCTAATTATAGTCTTTATCATTCTCATTAAGAAAGTGAAGAATGAGACTTCCCAAAAAATGCAAATCGAAGCGTTTGATGAACAATTGATTACCTTACAACCTTCAACGTCTTCATGGAAAAACTTTAAAAATCACCTGATTCCTAATCACGAGGTGCGACGTCAATTTTACAAATTTGAATCCACACTTGCTAAAAAGGGCGCGGGACGAAAAGCTTCTCAAACAGCTGAAGATTGGCTGTCTAGTTTACCTGCCGATTCTTCTGATAAAGAAACGGTGTTACAAACGTATGACAAAGTACGGTACGGAAATAAAGAAGTTTCCTCTCAGGAGCGAGCTCATTTTAAAAAAGCGATTCGAAATATTATGAAGAGGGTAAAAGACGGAGATTGATAGCGTTA encodes the following:
- a CDS encoding DUF4129 domain-containing protein → MNNWQRKAVTGLRFSLEMLLLYIILFPNYMADPGFPPVLPFVTTVVTGGLIIYGFLTKMRKVGFTFGSLPFVFGIGILVGFHPFIALLLALAIYWRVYVSTRNDTEGNEIRIFLLTLLVGCIYYVAFQHAPYQTLVLILTTVQFFGALLVITLSNMTRSSVHTEHKKHHVRWTMIILLSVGTLALAAGVFAPLFTKAILFLTRMVTIGIGFLFSPILYLFSLMNIYDQPLEEESMDEGEKGKDEEILFHEVDVDETFIGSMTFYWILSSILLIIVFIILIKKVKNETSQKMQIEAFDEQLITLQPSTSSWKNFKNHLIPNHEVRRQFYKFESTLAKKGAGRKASQTAEDWLSSLPADSSDKETVLQTYDKVRYGNKEVSSQERAHFKKAIRNIMKRVKDGD